The DNA sequence GTAAGATGTTTACTAAAGATATAGGTACCGGTAACGGATGGATACTTATATTTTGCTGCTTTTGCGGGCAAGGTAGAGGATTCATCGATTCTGTAAGTTCCTTCAATAAAAAAAGTTTCTTTGTAATCAAAAGAGGCACTGGTATAAACACTATTCGTTCCTCGCTCTTCTAAAAATTCTGTTGGGTTTTCAATTGAACTAATAGAGTTAGAAAGCGCATACAATTTTGGAATTAACAACCCCCCATTGGTTGAGGATCGAATAGAACTAAGTTCACTTCTTCTACTGGACGCCCCCAATAGTCCCCTAAAGTTAACACCTTCCGTAATTTTAGCCTTAAAATTGAGCAGTAAATCCAGATTGACCTCTCTGAATCTTTTGTCATATCTAGCATATTTGGCAATACCACTATTGGCTCCTGACCCTAAAGCTACTCTCTCTTCGTGATTTTCTACATAAGAATCCACTGCTCCTCTTCCCGTTACAGAAAACCAGTTTGTGATTTCAGTGTTAATTGTAAAGTTCCCAAAGAAACGATCTCTACTAAAATTATTGTAATTTTCATAGCGACCAAAATAAGGATTATCCCAATATAACGGAATCGTATTTGAGACCGCTCTTGGATTCCAGGTTATATTTTTACCTGTTAAATGATAAGCACGTTCTTGCTCCTTAAGATCTACATCAGTATGCCACCACTGTCTAAAACTACCAACAATATTATCTGAGTATCCCGTATCGTTCAAACCCGTTCCACCAGAAGTGATATAATTTGCGGTTGCAGCAATTTCTGTTTTACTACTAACTTTATAACTACCGGAAAAATTAAAATTATGCTTCTTTATGGAGCTATTAGGCAAAACCCCTGTTTGATCCAAATTCGTATAAGCAAATCTAAAAGTTCCATTTTCATTTCCACTAGTTATCGCAACGTTATTGGTATAGGTAGTGGAGTTCTTGAAAAATGAGTTTGGATCGTTTTTCGCTGCTTGCCAAGGTGATGTTTTTCCATAAGTGGCTACTAATTCAGGATAATAGGCATTCCAGCTGTATACCTTTTGGGAGGAATTGAATGCAGGTCCCCAAGAAGAATCTTCGGGCACTATAGTTGGAAATGAACCCTGTCCTAAATCTGCATTTGAACCGAACACAAAACCGTCTCCCCCTCCATATTGTTTTTGATACTCGGGAAGCGTGCTTTTGTCGGCAGTCCCAACAGTAAGTCCGGAACTAACAGAGATTCCTAATCCTTTTCCTTTTCTTCCTTTTTTAGTCGTAACAATAATTACTCCATTACCCGCTCTTGATCCATACAAAGCAGATGCGGCTGCGCCCTTTAACACATTGATGGTTTCAATATCGTCAGGGTTTATATCCGATGCGGCATTTCCATAATCATACCCCGAACCACCTGATTTCTGACTACTTGTATTTGAGTTGTCATTATTTAACGGAATACCGTCAACGACCCAAAGTGCCTGATTGTTTCCGGTAATCGATTTAGATCCTCGAATAACAACGTTTGTAGATCCTCCGAAATTACCACTTCTCTTTATTTCAATACCGGCTACTTTACCGGAAATTGAATTTGCAACGTTTCCGGTATTAACTTTTGTCAGGTCTTCTCCTTTGACCTCTTGCGTAGCGTAACCTAAAGATTTTTTCTCTCTTTTGATTCCCATGGCCGTGGACACTACAACATCATCCAGCTCCTGAGCATCTCCACTTAATTTAATAGTAAGTACCGATGAATTTGCCGTCACTTCCTGATTTTTCATTCCGATGTAACTGAATACCAAAATCTGATTCGATGTTGCCTTAACAGAGAACTTACCTTCAAAATCTGTTTGTGTTCCGGATTTAGCTCCTTTTAACAATACGGTAACCCCCGGTAGCGGCATGCCCATATTGTCAGAAACAGTTCCTGAAACAAGTCTTTCCTGCGCAAAAAATAATTGCGAACTAAGTACAAAAAACAGCATTACCATTACTTTAATTCTTTGCTTCATTGTTTAAATTTTAAATAATTTTGGTGCAACTTACTTCATTAATATAAATTTAACAAGAAATTTATTCTTTTTAACATATTAAATTGTAATCCTAATATTACTTTTTAACATCTAAAAGAAAACAACAAGTACACAAACAGCTGAAATAAAGACAGTTAATACAATTCATTCCTGAAAGGACAATCTTACAATTATGGGTTATTAT is a window from the Flavobacterium cupriresistens genome containing:
- a CDS encoding SusC/RagA family TonB-linked outer membrane protein, yielding MKQRIKVMVMLFFVLSSQLFFAQERLVSGTVSDNMGMPLPGVTVLLKGAKSGTQTDFEGKFSVKATSNQILVFSYIGMKNQEVTANSSVLTIKLSGDAQELDDVVVSTAMGIKREKKSLGYATQEVKGEDLTKVNTGNVANSISGKVAGIEIKRSGNFGGSTNVVIRGSKSITGNNQALWVVDGIPLNNDNSNTSSQKSGGSGYDYGNAASDINPDDIETINVLKGAAASALYGSRAGNGVIIVTTKKGRKGKGLGISVSSGLTVGTADKSTLPEYQKQYGGGDGFVFGSNADLGQGSFPTIVPEDSSWGPAFNSSQKVYSWNAYYPELVATYGKTSPWQAAKNDPNSFFKNSTTYTNNVAITSGNENGTFRFAYTNLDQTGVLPNSSIKKHNFNFSGSYKVSSKTEIAATANYITSGGTGLNDTGYSDNIVGSFRQWWHTDVDLKEQERAYHLTGKNITWNPRAVSNTIPLYWDNPYFGRYENYNNFSRDRFFGNFTINTEITNWFSVTGRGAVDSYVENHEERVALGSGANSGIAKYARYDKRFREVNLDLLLNFKAKITEGVNFRGLLGASSRRSELSSIRSSTNGGLLIPKLYALSNSISSIENPTEFLEERGTNSVYTSASFDYKETFFIEGTYRIDESSTLPAKAAKYKYPSVTGTYIFSKHLTVPWLDFGKLRVNFAQTGNDANVHVIKPVYTKDTNFGDNALFSNENIRKNPNLKSETIDGQELGIELQLFKRRIGLEASLYKSTTTDLIMDITTGSEIGYSGTTTNAGKLTNTGVEFTLTLVPVKTKDFSWTSKINWNKNKSEVVSLADGLPQIVIGTFNQGTSLNAIPGQPLGVIKGSGYKYLNGERVVLPNGNYDKVGGSIIGNINPDWTGGINNIFNYKNLTFSFLIDVKKGGDLFSLDQAYGQSSGIYQSSVGTNELGNPIRNKITDANPGGQILPGVQANGSRNTVRAMVTTATGESNLGYKSFPNQYFVYDASYVKLREVSIAYQLPVKLLKGTFLNNVIFAANGSNLWIIHKNLPYADPESNFGSGNFQGFQTGVMPSVREISFNVKVQF